The following proteins are co-located in the Apium graveolens cultivar Ventura chromosome 5, ASM990537v1, whole genome shotgun sequence genome:
- the LOC141660358 gene encoding uncharacterized protein LOC141660358, translating to MLKRQRRLSSKGLEVFGHPFVGDSNQALERNAREARHPPLTNIHRLEDRPPKIFKGESADIIFRERESRWVHHPNNDALVITILIGAINVHRVFLDNGSSVNILYYSTYKKLGFPDSDMNFEDAHIYGFTGEAVRVMGSVRIPVTLGEGAMSITQMIDFKVLDQDSAHNVRRYEGKGLPFEDATDIQTKPGGKVLAHYFVKDPEDKETHATEAPALTLENVSRIRSVEVYAPLDAGIEVKDPRDFDFDLVPRIPMPAEKTGPAEDTIYVPVDKDNPSKVLKVGSQLSYEMRGRLTNFLIKNLDVFAWSHSDMVGIDPGHRSVNGERTIALKKEVDRLLEVGLIKEPFYPEWLVNTVLVKKPNGKWRTCVDFTDLNKACPKDSFLLPRIDQLVDVMEGHALLSFMDAYSSYNQIPIYSPDQEHTSFITDRGLYCYIGMPLGLINTGATYQRLVNMMFKNQIGRTMEVYVDDMLVKSKEANDHVKHLMKMFNILRRFHMRLNPQKCVFDVESGKFLGFIVNHREIEANPGKIKALLDMKSPTNVKQVQSLTGRIATLNRFVSKSSDGCKEFFKAIKVAGKDFVLTPECEEAFRRIKEQLGNPSMLSKPLDGESLILYLTVSNYSISAVLEATPYFQAHKIEVRTAYPLRQVLHKPESSGRILKWAVELGQFDLEYMPHTAINGQALINFLLEFDSAVDDKALVVLHPLHTEESLEEFPHPWWILHVDGAVNNGGARAGIVLVSPEGHHLMSAIHFKFYAMDNDADYEALINGLRSLWKWERGT from the exons ATGTTGAAAAGACAGCGGAGGTTAAGTTCCAAAGGGCTGGAAGTATTCGGGCATCCATTTGTTGGTGATAGCAATCAAGCATTAGAAAGGAATGCAAGAGAGGCACGACACCCACCACTCACCAACATTCATAGGTTGGAAGATAGACCTCCAAAAATATTCAAAGGGGAATCTGCTGATATTATATTCAGGGAGAGAGAGTCAAGATGGGTACATCATCCCAATAATGATGCGCTGGTGATAACTATACTTATTGGGGCAATAAACGTACATCGAGTCTTCTTGGATAATGGGAGCTCTGTGAACATCTTGTATTACAGCACGTACAAAAAATTGGGTTTCCCAGACAGTGACATGAACTTTGAAGATGCACACATCTACGGTTTTACTGGAGAGGCAGTAAGAGTTATGGGTTCTGTTAGGATTCCAGTCACGCTTGGGGAAGGAGCTATGTCCATTACCCAAATGATAGACTTCAAGGTGCTAGATCAAGACTCCGCGCATAACGT GAGAAGGTATGAAGGAAAAGGCCTTCCATTTGAAGACGCAACGGATATTCAAACAAAACCAGGTGGAAAGGTTCTTGCCCATTATTTTGTGAAAGATCCAGAGGATAAAGAAACTCATGCCACCGAAGCCCCTGCTTTGACGTTGGAGAATGTTTCGAGGATCCGCAGTGTGGAagt GTACGCGCCCTTGGATGCAGGAATAGAAGTCAAGGACCCCCGGGACTTTGATTTTGATCTGGTTCCCCGGATCCCCATGCCTGCCGAGAAAACGGGGCCGGCCGAAGACACAATATATGTTCCGGTCGATAAGGATAACCCAAGCAAGGTTTTGAAGGTGGGATCTCAACTAAGTTATGAAATGAGGGGAAGGCTTACCAATTTTCTGATTAAAAATCTCGATGtcttcgcatggagtcattcagacaTGGTGGGAATTGACCCAGGG CATCGCTCGGTGAACGGGGAAAGGACGATAGCATTAAAAAAAGAGGTGGACCGACTACTGGAAGTGGGGTTAATCAAAGAACCTTTCTACCCCGAGTGGCTCGTGAATACGGTGCTTGTGAAAAAGCcaaatgggaagtggaggacatgtgtagaTTTCACAGATCTCAATAAGGCTTGCCCGAAGGATAGCTTTCTGCTCCCacgaattgatcagttggttgacgTGATGGAAGGGCATGCCTTGTTAAGCTTTATGGATGCCTACTCCAGTTACAATCAAATTCCCATATACAGTCCTGATCAGGAGCATACATCCTTCATCACTGATAGAGGGTTGTACTGCTACATAGGGATGCCGTTGGGATTGATCAACACAGGTGCGACCTACcaaagattggtgaacatgatgttcAAGAATCAGATTGGTAGAACCATGGaggtatatgtggatgatatgttgGTAAAATCCAAGGAGGCAAACGATCATGTCAAGCACTTGATGAAAATGTTCAACATTCTAAGGAGGTTTCACATGAGGTTGAATCCGCAGAAGTGCGTGTTCGATGTAGAGTCAGGCAAGTTTCTTGGGTTCATCGTTAATCACAGAGAAATTGAAGCTAACCCTGGAAAGATTAAAGCACTGCTGGATATGAAATCTCCCACCAATGTGAAGCAGGTGCAAAGCCTAACTGGGAGGATCGCCACATTGAACAGATTTGTCTCTAAATCATCTGACGGGTGCAAAGAATTCTTTAAGGCGATCAAAGTGGCAGGGAAGGACTTTGTATTGACACCAGAATGTGAGGAAGCTTTTAGGAGGATCAAGGAACAACTAGGGAACCCTTCTATGTTGTCAAAACCATTAGATGGAGAATCCCTAATCCTATACCTTACAGTTTCTAATTATTCAATTAGCGCTGTGCTG GAAGCTACGCCATACTTTCAGGCCCATAAAATTGAAGTTCGTACAGCATATCCTCTGCGACAAGTCCTTCACAAGCCAGAATCATCGGGGAGAATATTGAAATGGgctgtggagttgggacagtttgactTAGAATATATGCCCCATACAGCAATTAATGGACAAGCCTTAATCAatttcttgttggaatttgattctgCGGTTGATGATAAGGCTTTGGTAGTACTGCATCCCCTTCATACTGAGGAATCTTTAGAGGAGTTTCCACATCcctggtggatcttgcatgtggatggggcagttaacaatggaggagcacGCGCGGGCATAGTGCTCGTGTCTCCGGAAGGCCATCATCTGATGAGTGCAATTCACTTCAAATTTTATGCAATGGATAATGATGCGGATTATGAAGCATTGATCAATGGCCTAAGATCACTTTGGAAATGGGAGCGTGGAACCTAA
- the LOC141660359 gene encoding uncharacterized protein LOC141660359: protein MDKSTFMEMLREVQRGQNPTAQGQDRDGQTMFDHFMKQIPNCFKKAKTPMDAEAWIDHMEKIFRVLECSEVEKARFATYRLEGDANTWWKSVVASHAPGYENTLTWQSITQRDDESVADFQVRFQRLAGYARSVAGTEADKIMKFKWALKNSIRNHIISNRYTSMDTLVDSARDQELHQTDFLKKRDMQNQKRKREEEFSDRRHGFQKNGGSSGRFKPNDQRYNTRNFQQKNGNQGNEQKRYFNQTGNKEASKCEHYGKMHGGSTCYWATGACFNCGKKGHTIRDCQMPSKKPWDRKDQGEKSNQKTSGRVFSITAKDAASTPGTISGSLSVGNGNAIVLFDTGATHSFVSTSYAKHLDIASTALILDFSVGTPMGVTILVNSRYLDCVVRVDDRELLVDLLPIQMRDFDIILGMDWLERHKATIDCPGKRIIFGDSNSLEFVFQGSKPSGCGKFISAIKAKKMIAHGCEGILAHVIDTSKV, encoded by the exons ATGGATAAGAGTACTTTTATGGAGATGTTGCGGGAAGTTCAACGTGGACAGAATCCCACTGCTCAAGGGCAAGATCGAGATGGTCAAACTATGTTTGATCATTTTATGAAGCAAATACCCAATTGTTTTAAGAAGGCCAAGACTCCCATGGATGCTGAAGCTTGGATAGATCACATGGAGAAAATTTTCAGGGTCTTGGAGTGTTCAGAGGTGGAAAAGGCTCGATTTGCTACTTATCGTCTTGAGGGGGATGCTAATACTTGGTGGAAGTCTGTGGTAGCCTCGCATGCACCTGGCTATGAAAATACTCTTACTTGGCAG AGTATTACTCAAAGAGATGATGAGTCGGTGGCAGACTTTCAAGTCAGATTTCAGAGGTTAGCTGGTTATGCAAGATCTGTGGCTGGGACAGAAGCAGATAAAATCATGAAGTTTAAGTGGGCATTGAAGAATTCCATCCGCAACCATATCATCTCTAACCGCTATACATCCATGGATACCTTGGTTGACAGTGCCAGAGATCAAGAGCTTCATCAAACTGACTTTCTCAAGAAACGAGACATGCAAAatcagaaaagaaaaagggaagaggAATTTTCCGATCGTCGACATGGATTTCAGAAAAATGGTGGGTCTTCAGGTAGATTTAAACCAAATGATCAGAGGTATAATACTCGGAATTTTCAGCAAAAGAATGGGAATCAAGGAAATGAGCAAAAGAGGTATTTCAACCAAACTGGAAATAAGGAAGCATCTAAGTGTGAGCATTATGGAAAGATGCATGGAGGAAGCACTTGCTATTGGGCTACTGGAGCATGCTTCAATTGTGGAAAGAAGGGTCACACTATTCGAGACTGTCAGATGCCATCAAAGAAGCCTTGGGATCGTAAGGATCAGGGAGAGAAAAGCAACCAGAAGACTTCCGGTCGTGTGTTTTCCATCACTGCAAAAGATGCTGCAAGTACTCCAGGTACCATTTCAGGATCACTTTCTGTCGGTAATGGAAATGCTATAGTCTTATTTGATACTGGAGCTACACATTCATTTGTCTCTACATCTTATGCTAAACACTTAGACATTGCATCCACTGCACTTATATTGGATTTTTCTGTTGGCACTCCTATGGGTGTAACTATACTTGTGAATTCTCGGTATCTTGATTGTGTAGTTAGAGTAGATGATAGAGAACTACTTGTAGATCTCTTACCTATTCAGATGAGGGACTTTGATATCATACTGGGGATGGATTGGCTGGAGCGACACAAAGCTACAATTGATTGTCCAGGAAAAAGAATAATTTTTGGAGACTCCAATTCGCTCGAGTTCGTGTTTCAGGGTTCTAAGCCTAGTGGTTGTGGAAAATTCATTTCGGCCATCAAGGCTAAGAAGATGATTGCTCATGGATGTGAAGGAATTTTGGCTCATGTGATTGACACGTCCAAGGTGTAG